In one Chloracidobacterium sp. genomic region, the following are encoded:
- a CDS encoding WYL domain-containing protein, producing MHSAKAEWYVIAFDHLRGEVRDFHLGRIRALELLNEAFEPPPGFDLEAYLAAGFGMIRGGGVLQEVVVAFDAHQARWIRQQSKVHPTARYDDLPDGGLRVTLQVGALEGVKLWVLQYGARARVLAPEALREMVRRKAADMLTYYQTVESTHRG from the coding sequence CTGCACAGCGCCAAGGCCGAGTGGTACGTCATCGCGTTTGACCACCTGCGAGGCGAAGTGCGCGACTTTCACTTGGGTCGGATTCGGGCGCTGGAGTTGCTCAACGAGGCGTTCGAGCCGCCGCCGGGGTTTGATCTGGAGGCGTACTTGGCGGCGGGGTTTGGGATGATCCGGGGCGGCGGGGTGCTGCAGGAAGTCGTGGTGGCGTTTGACGCGCATCAGGCGCGATGGATTCGGCAGCAAAGCAAGGTGCATCCGACGGCGCGGTACGACGACCTGCCCGACGGGGGTTTGCGCGTGACGCTGCAAGTGGGCGCGCTGGAAGGGGTCAAGCTGTGGGTGCTGCAGTACGGCGCGCGCGCCCGCGTCCTTGCGCCGGAAGCATTGCGCGAGATGGTGCGCCGCAAAGCGGCGGATATGCTGACGTATTACCAGACGGTGGAATCCACACACCGCGGTTGA
- the cas3 gene encoding CRISPR-associated helicase Cas3' gives MSTGTSLPTLSQVWPQHALFWGKAGKPQEVKHPPYHSALLHMLDVGLVAHALLEAGWRRLFFDEPDRQQGLWLALLVACHDVGKISPGFQNKRSDLEIVQQQKRLGFQFSQNDDDDHGRVTLATLPKLLTEQTQSRLSIAHANQLARAVGGHHGVFHVDFNQARAGQGQWTDARRRLVETLRQAFGLDWSSFPFCAPPRPEFLIKLAGLTCLADWIGSQEDRFPYCGDADLDLDDYVTDRQQRVHAALAELHLTDAPLTAGESALEQLFTYLPGFTPNACQTVAWEVARRFDEPCLVVIEYPMGGGKTEAALGITDCWLHKRRLRGWYYALPTQATGNAMFERLLEFIRHHPARKGDVELHLLHGNADINESYEKLRQVSATAVYDADEHGGVRASGWFTARKRGLLASLGVGTIDQALLGVLQTRHMFVRLFGLAGKVVILDEVHAYDTYTSETLFRLVNWLGALGSSVIVLSATLPTDKRRALLKAYAPTLDESALPAAPYPGVMAVGRSNKVCSESIPIAETDRRAVQLELLEVASDARWEQLAALLTAKLIDGGCAACLVNTVSDAQELFVYLKQRLGCAMEAEWILVHARFPLEQRLAIEARIKALFGKDGRRPHRAVVVATQVMEQSLDVDFDLMFTVLAPVDLVLQRAGRLHRHQRRRPTGLDTATLYCLLPPHLESRPDFGESEFIL, from the coding sequence TTGAGCACTGGAACGTCTCTGCCAACACTCAGTCAGGTATGGCCTCAGCATGCGCTCTTCTGGGGCAAGGCCGGCAAACCGCAGGAAGTCAAGCACCCTCCCTATCATTCCGCCCTGCTCCACATGCTGGACGTGGGACTTGTCGCGCACGCCCTGCTGGAAGCCGGCTGGCGGCGGCTGTTTTTCGACGAGCCTGACCGTCAGCAAGGTCTGTGGCTGGCCTTGCTCGTCGCCTGCCACGATGTCGGCAAAATCTCGCCGGGCTTCCAGAACAAACGCAGCGATCTGGAAATCGTGCAACAGCAGAAACGCCTTGGTTTCCAGTTCAGCCAAAACGATGACGATGACCACGGAAGGGTCACATTGGCGACGCTTCCCAAACTCCTGACAGAACAAACTCAATCGCGATTGTCTATCGCGCATGCCAACCAACTGGCGCGCGCCGTCGGCGGACACCACGGTGTCTTCCACGTGGACTTCAATCAAGCCCGCGCCGGCCAAGGTCAGTGGACAGACGCCCGTCGGCGTCTTGTGGAAACACTGCGCCAGGCCTTTGGTTTGGATTGGTCGTCCTTTCCCTTTTGCGCGCCGCCCCGTCCGGAATTCCTCATCAAACTCGCTGGATTGACGTGCTTGGCCGATTGGATCGGATCGCAGGAAGATCGCTTTCCCTACTGCGGTGACGCCGACCTCGACCTAGACGATTACGTGACCGACCGCCAACAGCGAGTACACGCCGCTCTTGCAGAGCTGCATCTGACCGACGCCCCTTTGACGGCCGGCGAAAGCGCACTGGAGCAGCTGTTCACCTACCTGCCCGGCTTTACGCCGAATGCCTGTCAAACTGTCGCTTGGGAAGTCGCCCGTCGTTTTGACGAGCCCTGTCTGGTGGTCATTGAGTATCCGATGGGCGGCGGGAAAACGGAGGCGGCGCTGGGGATCACCGACTGTTGGCTGCATAAGCGCCGGCTGCGCGGCTGGTACTACGCGCTCCCCACGCAAGCGACCGGCAATGCGATGTTCGAACGATTGCTGGAGTTCATCCGGCATCATCCGGCTAGAAAGGGGGACGTGGAGTTGCACCTCTTGCACGGCAACGCCGACATCAACGAAAGCTACGAAAAGCTCAGACAGGTGAGCGCCACCGCTGTGTATGACGCTGATGAGCACGGCGGCGTCCGCGCTTCAGGCTGGTTTACGGCGCGCAAGCGCGGGCTTTTGGCCTCGCTGGGTGTCGGGACGATTGACCAGGCGCTGCTGGGCGTCCTTCAGACGCGGCACATGTTTGTGCGGCTGTTTGGACTGGCGGGCAAAGTCGTCATTCTCGACGAAGTGCATGCGTACGACACCTACACCAGCGAAACGCTTTTTCGCCTCGTCAACTGGCTAGGCGCGCTTGGCTCATCCGTGATTGTCTTGTCGGCGACGCTGCCGACCGACAAGCGTCGCGCTCTCCTGAAAGCCTATGCGCCGACGCTTGATGAAAGCGCGCTGCCTGCCGCTCCTTATCCGGGCGTGATGGCCGTTGGACGCAGCAACAAGGTCTGTTCTGAAAGCATCCCGATCGCTGAGACCGACCGCCGGGCGGTTCAGCTGGAACTGCTTGAGGTTGCTTCCGATGCGCGCTGGGAGCAACTTGCCGCCCTCCTCACAGCCAAGCTCATTGATGGCGGGTGCGCCGCCTGCCTGGTCAACACCGTCTCCGACGCGCAAGAGCTTTTTGTTTACCTCAAGCAACGCCTTGGCTGCGCGATGGAAGCTGAATGGATTCTGGTTCACGCCCGATTTCCGCTGGAGCAAAGGCTGGCGATTGAGGCCCGGATCAAAGCGCTGTTCGGCAAAGACGGACGGCGTCCGCACCGCGCCGTCGTGGTCGCCACGCAGGTCATGGAGCAAAGTCTGGACGTGGATTTTGACTTGATGTTCACGGTATTAGCGCCGGTTGATCTGGTTTTGCAGCGCGCCGGGCGACTCCATCGGCATCAGCGCCGCCGCCCGACCGGACTGGACACCGCCACGCTGTATTGTCTGTTGCCGCCTCATCTTGAAAGCCGCCCTGATTTCGGCGAATCGGAATTCATTTTATGA
- the casA gene encoding type I-E CRISPR-associated protein Cse1/CasA, translating into MTKDQPPAAPLSFSLLDEPWLPVTTQHGDTRHVSLKDVFAHAHHLRGIEDDSPLVVAALHRLLLAVLHRATRLRSVEDWDTVWQAGRFAGQQLESIHSYLERYRDRFDLFSREKPFFQTAGFAAENGEPSPAADLFTD; encoded by the coding sequence ATGACGAAGGACCAACCACCAGCTGCTCCACTCTCGTTTTCTCTGCTTGATGAGCCTTGGTTGCCGGTGACGACACAGCACGGCGACACGCGCCACGTCAGCCTCAAGGACGTCTTCGCGCATGCACACCACTTACGGGGCATCGAGGACGATAGCCCCCTTGTCGTGGCGGCGCTCCATCGGCTGCTGTTGGCCGTCCTGCATCGCGCCACGCGGCTGCGCTCGGTTGAGGATTGGGACACCGTCTGGCAAGCCGGAAGGTTTGCCGGTCAACAACTTGAAAGCATCCACAGCTACCTTGAGCGATACCGTGATCGCTTTGATTTGTTTTCACGTGAGAAACCTTTCTTCCAAACCGCCGGCTTTGCCGCTGAAAACGGCGAGCCGTCCCCGGCGGCCGACCTCTTTACTGATTAA
- the casA gene encoding type I-E CRISPR-associated protein Cse1/CasA: MHPPESGDPTFAPDEVARALIATQLMALPGGKGFVSVPFGQLPYRAKGPLAGAAVVLILGENLFETLLLNTCADEYLEEIKSTEADCPIWERDQLPHPPFGERTPDGYLDYLTWMSRHIRLLPETENGRLRVRRMYFGQAYALPPDLPLRDPMCAYVPSQGAKKTAFQPLGLSAEKALWRDAGSLFAFSREKDNQRPLTFRQAAALAQDVSLPQEKTLRCAVFGLVNDQAKPLLWRQETLPLPLELLSDAELVGKVQHAVQHAEAVGEALDTATKALARRLLDGGDPQRKVDGRRVAALAKSLGALRDYWAALDLPFRRFLSALSSQDAETLLTEWKTEVVATARRAFDRAADNCLNRTMRELRARVMAEQKLERALARHQPTTAESPSPAQSSVMA, translated from the coding sequence GTGCACCCGCCGGAGAGCGGCGACCCAACGTTCGCGCCGGACGAGGTCGCCCGCGCGCTCATCGCCACGCAACTGATGGCGCTGCCCGGCGGCAAGGGGTTTGTCAGCGTTCCATTCGGTCAGCTTCCCTACCGCGCCAAGGGGCCGCTGGCCGGCGCCGCCGTCGTACTGATCCTTGGCGAAAACCTGTTTGAGACGCTTTTGCTCAATACTTGCGCCGACGAGTATCTAGAGGAAATCAAGTCCACTGAGGCGGATTGTCCGATTTGGGAGCGCGACCAACTGCCTCACCCGCCCTTTGGGGAGCGGACCCCGGACGGCTACCTCGACTACCTCACGTGGATGAGCCGCCACATCCGGCTATTGCCCGAGACGGAGAATGGACGACTCCGCGTACGCCGGATGTACTTTGGACAGGCGTACGCTCTTCCGCCCGACTTGCCTCTGCGTGATCCGATGTGCGCCTACGTGCCAAGTCAGGGCGCCAAAAAGACCGCATTCCAACCCCTCGGCCTATCGGCGGAAAAAGCGCTGTGGCGCGACGCCGGCAGCCTGTTTGCTTTCAGTCGAGAAAAGGACAATCAGCGTCCACTGACCTTCCGGCAGGCAGCTGCACTGGCGCAGGATGTATCTCTCCCACAGGAAAAGACGCTCCGCTGCGCCGTCTTTGGGCTTGTCAACGACCAAGCCAAGCCACTGCTCTGGCGGCAGGAAACTTTGCCGCTCCCGCTTGAACTCCTGTCCGACGCAGAGTTGGTCGGGAAGGTGCAACACGCCGTGCAGCACGCCGAGGCCGTCGGCGAGGCGCTGGATACAGCGACGAAAGCGCTGGCGCGACGGCTGCTTGACGGCGGCGATCCGCAGCGGAAGGTGGACGGCAGGCGCGTCGCCGCCCTCGCCAAATCATTAGGTGCGCTGCGCGACTATTGGGCGGCGCTCGACCTCCCCTTTCGCCGCTTTTTGTCTGCGCTCTCCAGTCAGGACGCGGAGACCTTACTCACGGAATGGAAAACAGAGGTCGTCGCCACGGCGCGGCGGGCGTTCGACCGCGCCGCCGACAACTGTCTCAACCGTACGATGCGCGAACTGCGGGCGCGCGTCATGGCTGAACAGAAGCTGGAGCGGGCGCTTGCCCGTCACCAACCCACAACGGCTGAGTCGCCGTCGCCCGCCCAGTCCTCAGTGATGGCTTGA
- the casB gene encoding type I-E CRISPR-associated protein Cse2/CasB, with product MSDLLINRLIELENNPSLVSERNTAFARLRRGLSHPGLRYDTFHYVEPFVPEGCSETERLCRYLVAGLFAFHPLHTDQAWSLGRSFTELRHRRKSGAASLERRFSALLDAHLDDAPNHLRHAFALLKAESVPVNYHRLLTDLTHWSREDRRVQLRWARDYWRDANAQAQRQVAATTSTETEA from the coding sequence ATGTCTGATCTGTTGATCAATCGGCTCATTGAGCTGGAAAACAACCCATCCCTTGTGTCGGAGCGCAACACGGCGTTTGCGCGGCTGCGGCGCGGGCTGAGCCATCCTGGCCTGCGCTATGACACATTCCATTATGTAGAGCCGTTCGTCCCGGAAGGATGCTCTGAAACGGAACGGCTCTGCCGCTATCTCGTTGCGGGATTGTTCGCCTTTCATCCGCTGCACACCGACCAAGCGTGGTCTCTTGGGAGAAGCTTCACCGAGTTGCGCCACCGGCGGAAAAGCGGCGCCGCCAGCCTTGAGCGCCGTTTTTCCGCTTTGCTTGACGCACACTTGGATGACGCGCCGAACCATTTGCGTCATGCCTTCGCGCTGCTCAAGGCTGAAAGCGTTCCCGTCAACTACCACCGCTTGCTGACCGATCTCACACACTGGTCGCGTGAAGATCGGCGCGTCCAGCTTCGTTGGGCGCGTGATTACTGGCGCGACGCCAATGCGCAGGCACAGCGTCAGGTCGCGGCAACAACGTCAACCGAAACGGAGGCATGA
- the cas7e gene encoding type I-E CRISPR-associated protein Cas7/Cse4/CasC: MTMFIELHILQNFAPSNLNRDDTGAPKDCYFGGTRRARISSQCLKRSIRRHDAFKQSVMKHHGDLGVRTQRLLEQLVTGFRQRDMPGSEDDAKRVGKNLLNAVRLKVEDDDRTQYLLYLGQKEIDALIEIGCRHWARLVAITPPAPSDDNQTSSGGQKDKRRQKTAAQDAIPKDIQKEVAEVFSSTDAADIALFGRMVADQKNMGVNAACQVAHAISTHEIAMEMDYYTAVDDLRPDETPGADMIGQVEFNSACYYRYANLNFDLLTANLGGDRQLAKGATLGFIEAAVLATPTGKQNSLAARNLPSYVRVLVRGGGEPLSLANAFLKPARPTADEDIVQSSIKKLEEHLAQLTRVYDAHIVGDWVVSLENPDTPSLKDLLAEVENMLATLTAGGNLS; the protein is encoded by the coding sequence ATGACTATGTTCATCGAGCTGCACATTCTGCAAAACTTCGCCCCATCCAACCTCAACCGCGACGACACCGGAGCGCCTAAAGACTGTTACTTCGGCGGAACGCGCCGCGCGCGAATTTCGAGCCAGTGCCTCAAGCGTAGCATTCGCCGGCATGACGCCTTCAAACAGAGCGTGATGAAACATCATGGGGATCTCGGCGTCCGCACACAGCGCCTGCTGGAGCAATTGGTCACGGGCTTCAGGCAGAGGGATATGCCGGGGTCGGAAGATGACGCCAAACGTGTCGGCAAAAATCTCCTCAATGCCGTCCGGCTCAAAGTCGAGGATGACGACCGAACCCAGTACCTGCTTTACCTTGGACAAAAAGAAATTGACGCGCTCATCGAGATTGGTTGCCGACACTGGGCAAGGCTCGTCGCCATCACGCCGCCTGCGCCGTCCGACGACAACCAGACCTCGTCCGGCGGTCAGAAAGACAAACGACGCCAAAAGACCGCCGCTCAGGACGCCATCCCAAAGGACATCCAAAAAGAGGTCGCTGAGGTTTTCAGCTCGACCGACGCCGCCGACATTGCCTTGTTCGGGCGCATGGTCGCCGACCAGAAAAACATGGGGGTCAACGCCGCTTGCCAGGTCGCGCATGCCATCTCCACCCATGAGATCGCCATGGAAATGGACTATTACACGGCGGTGGACGACCTGCGTCCCGACGAGACGCCCGGAGCGGACATGATCGGGCAGGTGGAGTTCAACAGCGCGTGCTATTATCGCTACGCCAACCTCAACTTTGATCTCCTCACGGCGAACCTTGGCGGTGACAGGCAACTCGCCAAGGGCGCGACGCTGGGCTTCATCGAGGCGGCGGTGCTGGCGACGCCGACCGGCAAGCAAAACAGCCTGGCGGCGCGCAACCTGCCGTCGTACGTGCGGGTGCTGGTTCGCGGCGGTGGTGAGCCGTTGTCGCTGGCGAATGCCTTCCTGAAGCCCGCGCGACCCACGGCCGACGAAGACATTGTCCAAAGCTCCATCAAAAAACTGGAAGAGCATCTGGCGCAGCTCACGCGCGTCTATGACGCCCACATCGTCGGCGACTGGGTCGTTTCGCTAGAGAACCCTGATACCCCTTCGCTGAAAGACCTCCTCGCCGAAGTTGAAAACATGTTGGCGACGCTGACCGCCGGAGGAAACCTGTCATGA
- the cas5e gene encoding type I-E CRISPR-associated protein Cas5/CasD, which produces MTMTLLLRCVAPMQSWGTRSRFDERDTEHEPSKSGVIGLLCAALGRDRNTPLDDLAQLRMGVRVDREGRVAADYHTVQEIRPGQVEFDTLVSKRAYLADAAFLVGLEGSDAALLRQLHEALRRPVWPLFLGRKAFVPAEPIRLLDGLQAIPLEEALRTYPSIDPWPPRRSDAQRQVRFVVECRAGEPSADTRRDTPVSFALGARRFAARRVKTFFAPLPPRQEETHGDAPVSESAAV; this is translated from the coding sequence ATGACGATGACGCTGTTGCTGCGCTGCGTCGCGCCGATGCAGTCATGGGGGACGCGCAGCCGGTTTGACGAGCGCGACACGGAGCATGAGCCGTCCAAAAGCGGCGTGATTGGGCTGCTCTGCGCCGCGTTGGGACGCGACCGCAACACTCCGTTGGATGATCTGGCGCAGCTTCGCATGGGCGTTCGGGTGGATCGGGAAGGTCGGGTCGCCGCCGACTACCATACGGTGCAGGAGATCCGGCCCGGGCAAGTCGAGTTTGACACGCTGGTGTCGAAGCGCGCCTATTTGGCCGACGCCGCTTTTCTGGTTGGTCTGGAAGGCTCTGACGCGGCTTTGCTGCGTCAACTGCACGAGGCGCTGCGTCGCCCGGTCTGGCCGCTTTTCCTTGGACGCAAGGCGTTTGTGCCGGCGGAACCCATCCGGTTGCTGGATGGTCTGCAAGCAATCCCCCTCGAAGAAGCCCTCCGTACCTACCCCTCGATTGACCCATGGCCGCCCCGCCGGTCGGACGCGCAGCGGCAAGTTCGCTTTGTCGTTGAGTGCCGCGCGGGCGAACCCAGCGCCGACACGCGACGCGACACGCCGGTGTCGTTCGCGCTAGGCGCGCGTCGCTTTGCTGCGCGGCGGGTCAAGACTTTCTTTGCCCCTCTTCCGCCAAGACAGGAGGAAACGCATGGTGATGCGCCTGTTTCTGAGTCGGCTGCAGTTTGA
- the cas6e gene encoding type I-E CRISPR-associated protein Cas6/Cse3/CasE yields the protein MVMRLFLSRLQFDLRRRHAQRLLLNSYAAHATVMRGFPNIPMMQPHMTPEQRAAAEQARRAARILFRVEPLPAGRIDLCILVQSGIAPDRSALVREVDVRHSTKELVLDFAQGDRFRFRLRANPTYAQRPEEAAAACTKRAEDGGQQRGKRLAVLSEARQFDWLKRLGEKRLGFTVAPAGVLVQDEGWTQFRKSAASAPIRFVTVLFEGWLTVTDAAAFSAAVSQGVGAAKGFGCGLLSLAPLVSPPRTRG from the coding sequence ATGGTGATGCGCCTGTTTCTGAGTCGGCTGCAGTTTGACCTCCGTCGGCGTCACGCGCAGCGGCTGCTGCTGAATTCTTACGCGGCGCACGCTACCGTGATGCGCGGTTTTCCCAACATTCCAATGATGCAACCCCACATGACGCCGGAACAGCGGGCGGCGGCCGAGCAAGCCCGGCGCGCGGCCCGCATCCTCTTTCGCGTTGAGCCGTTGCCCGCCGGCCGGATTGACCTCTGCATTCTTGTGCAAAGCGGCATCGCGCCGGATCGGTCGGCGCTGGTGCGTGAGGTTGATGTGCGCCACAGCACCAAAGAACTGGTGCTTGACTTCGCGCAGGGCGACCGCTTTCGCTTCCGCTTGCGCGCCAATCCAACCTACGCCCAACGCCCCGAAGAAGCGGCGGCGGCGTGCACGAAGCGCGCGGAGGATGGGGGACAGCAACGCGGCAAGCGTCTAGCCGTTCTGAGCGAAGCGCGCCAATTCGATTGGCTGAAGCGTCTCGGAGAAAAGCGGCTTGGGTTTACCGTCGCGCCGGCCGGCGTGCTTGTTCAGGATGAAGGCTGGACGCAGTTCCGGAAGTCAGCCGCTTCAGCTCCCATCCGCTTTGTGACGGTGCTGTTTGAAGGATGGCTCACCGTCACCGACGCTGCGGCTTTCTCCGCAGCGGTCAGCCAAGGGGTTGGCGCGGCCAAGGGCTTTGGCTGCGGGTTGCTTTCACTGGCGCCGCTTGTCAGTCCCCCGCGCACGCGGGGATGA
- the cas1e gene encoding type I-E CRISPR-associated endonuclease Cas1e: MLEPLKPIQLKERLSLLFVERGEIDVLDGAFVVVDKNGVRSHIPIGGVACLMLEPGTRLSHRAAQLAATVGTLIIWCGEAGVRFYSAGQPGGARADKLLYQAKLALDETARLKVVRKMYALRFKEEPPAKRSVEQLRGIEGVRVRKMYELLAKQYGVVWTRRNDDHTEWGSGDLPNRCLSAANACLYGVTEAAVLAAGYAPAIGFIHTGKPLSFVYDIADLVKFETVAPVAFKVAGQSRPSSNVEREVRLACRDVFRRTRLLERLIPLIEETLAAGELTPPPPDAVGPAIPNPERLGDDGHRG; this comes from the coding sequence ATGCTCGAACCACTCAAGCCTATTCAGCTCAAGGAAAGACTTTCGCTCCTCTTTGTGGAGCGGGGCGAAATTGACGTCCTCGATGGTGCATTCGTCGTCGTGGATAAAAACGGCGTCCGCTCGCACATCCCGATCGGCGGCGTCGCTTGCCTGATGCTTGAACCCGGCACGCGCCTGTCGCACCGCGCCGCTCAACTGGCCGCTACGGTCGGTACGCTCATCATTTGGTGCGGTGAGGCGGGCGTCCGGTTTTACTCGGCCGGACAGCCCGGCGGCGCGCGCGCCGACAAGCTGCTTTATCAGGCCAAGCTGGCGCTCGACGAGACGGCGCGGCTCAAGGTTGTCAGAAAGATGTACGCGCTGCGCTTCAAGGAAGAGCCGCCCGCCAAGCGCAGCGTTGAGCAACTGCGCGGCATTGAAGGCGTCCGGGTGCGCAAAATGTACGAATTGCTCGCCAAGCAGTACGGCGTGGTTTGGACGCGGCGGAACGACGACCACACCGAGTGGGGATCCGGCGACTTGCCCAACCGGTGCCTTAGCGCGGCGAACGCCTGTCTCTACGGCGTGACTGAAGCCGCCGTGCTGGCGGCCGGATATGCGCCGGCTATCGGCTTTATTCACACCGGCAAGCCGCTGTCTTTCGTCTATGACATCGCCGACTTGGTCAAGTTTGAAACCGTCGCGCCGGTCGCCTTCAAGGTCGCCGGACAAAGTCGGCCCTCATCCAACGTCGAGCGCGAAGTTCGTCTGGCCTGCCGCGATGTTTTTCGGCGGACAAGATTGCTTGAACGCCTCATTCCTTTGATTGAGGAAACGCTCGCGGCCGGCGAGTTGACCCCACCGCCGCCGGATGCGGTTGGTCCGGCGATTCCCAACCCGGAGCGCCTTGGCGATGATGGTCATCGTGGTTGA
- the cas2e gene encoding type I-E CRISPR-associated endoribonuclease Cas2e produces MMVIVVENAPPRLRGRLAIWLLEARAGVYVGVYSQRVREYIWDNVERGLEDGNAVMMWSAPTESGFEVRTLGKNRRIPIDFDGVQLVQFLPEETPPTETRIEAAPSHDAVRF; encoded by the coding sequence ATGATGGTCATCGTGGTTGAAAATGCGCCGCCGCGCCTGCGCGGTCGCCTTGCCATCTGGCTGCTGGAGGCGCGAGCCGGTGTCTATGTCGGCGTCTATTCACAGCGCGTGCGCGAGTACATTTGGGATAATGTCGAGCGTGGGCTTGAAGACGGCAATGCGGTGATGATGTGGTCAGCCCCGACGGAGTCCGGCTTTGAGGTTCGCACCCTTGGCAAGAACCGGCGCATCCCGATTGACTTTGACGGTGTCCAGCTTGTGCAGTTTCTGCCTGAGGAAACCCCACCGACCGAGACGCGGATCGAGGCGGCTCCAAGCCATGACGCTGTGCGCTTTTGA
- a CDS encoding DUF433 domain-containing protein — MTPPPAIEAIPLVTDADGVIRIGHTRATLDTVVSAFLDEATAETITAQSPSLPLADVYAVIAYYLRRRPDVDAYLKRRGEQAEAARQANEARRAPTGVRVRLLARRSGVTP, encoded by the coding sequence ATGACGCCCCCACCCGCCATCGAAGCCATCCCGCTCGTGACCGACGCGGACGGCGTTATCCGCATTGGCCACACACGGGCGACGCTCGACACGGTGGTGTCCGCTTTTCTGGACGAGGCCACGGCGGAAACGATCACGGCGCAGTCCCCATCCCTTCCGTTGGCCGACGTGTACGCCGTCATTGCCTACTATCTGAGACGCCGCCCGGACGTGGACGCTTATCTGAAGCGTCGTGGCGAACAGGCGGAAGCGGCGCGGCAGGCCAACGAAGCCCGTCGGGCGCCGACCGGCGTTCGAGTGCGTTTGTTGGCGCGGCGCTCCGGCGTGACGCCGTAA